In Monodelphis domestica isolate mMonDom1 chromosome 3, mMonDom1.pri, whole genome shotgun sequence, the following proteins share a genomic window:
- the XBP1 gene encoding LOW QUALITY PROTEIN: X-box-binding protein 1 (The sequence of the model RefSeq protein was modified relative to this genomic sequence to represent the inferred CDS: deleted 2 bases in 1 codon), translating to MVVVAPTPASAAPKVLLLSSGKPPAPGAAPTLPLMLPPSPEATSGAPGPGPGQSPARKRQRLTHLSPEEKALRRKLKNRVAAQTARDRKKARMSELEQQVVDLEEENQKLLIENQLLRERTHGLVIENQELRQRLGMDALMPEEEETESKVNDVRAVAGSAERSTQTMCASAAGAGPAVTLPEHVPVDSDGLDSSDSESDILLGILDNLDPDMFFRYVTAEGGLEEPREVGAAQEPSSVPASPSPLVGPPSAKLEAINELIRFDHVYTKPLVLELPSEADGPGGSVVVKIEEVPLSPSLKPEPPEPLTVAVKEELLDEDLIPELGMENLLCSSHGLKASPYLLDACSDSGYEGSPSPFNELSSPLGAGPSWEDTFANELFPQLISV from the exons ATGGTGGTGGTGGCCCCGACCCCGGCCTCGGCCGCGCCTAAGGTGCTGCTCCTGTCCTCCGGGAAGCCCCCCGCGCCTGGCGCCGCCCCCACCCTGCCCCTCATGCTGCCCCCGAGCCCGGAGGCGACGAGCGGGGCGCCCGGCCCGGGCCCCGGCCAGAGCCCGGCCCGCAAGCGGCAGCGCCTCACGCACCTGAGCCCGGAGGAGAAGGCGCTGCGCAG GAAGCTGAAGAACAGAGTAGCAGCACAGACAGCTCGAGACAGAAAAAAAGCCCGAATGAGTGAACTGGAGCAACAAGTGGTAGACTTGGAAGAAGAG aaTCAAAAACTTTTGATTGAAAATCAGCTTTTGCGTGAGAGAACTCATGGGCTTGTGATTGAGAATCAAGAGTTAAGACAGCGCTTGGGGATGGATGCCCTCATGCCTGAAGAGGAGGAAACGGAGTCCAAG GTGAACGACGTCCGCGCGGTGGCCGGGTCTGCTGAG CGCAGCACTCAGACTATGTGCGCCTCTGCAGCAGGTGCAGGCCCAGCTGTCACCCTTCCCGAACACGTCCCTGTGGATTCTGACGGCCTTGACTCTTCAGACTCTGAG TCTGATATCCTGTTGGGCATTCTGGACAACCTGGACCCAGACATGTTCTTCAGATACGTCACGGCAGAGGGCGGCCTGGAGGAGCCTCGAGAGGTGGGAGCTGCCCAAGAGCCCAGCTCCGTACCagcctccccctctcctctgGTGGGGCCCCCATCAGCCAAGCTGGAAGCCATTAATGAACTGATCCGTTTCGACCACGTGTACACCAAGCCGCTCGTCCTGGAGCTTCCCTCGGAAGCAGATGGTCCAGGCGGCAGCGTGGTAGTGAAAATTGAGGAAGTCCCTCTGAGCCCCAGTCTGAAGCCGGAGCCCCCGGAGCCGCTCACCGTGGCTGTGAAAGAAGAACTGCTCGACGAAGATCTGATCCCGGAGCTGGGAATGGAAAACCTGCTCTGCTCCAGCCACGGCCTCAAGGCCTCCCCCTACCTGCTGGATGCTTGCAGTGACTCTGGCTACGAGGgttctccttcccctttcaaCGAGCTGTCCTCCCCGCTGGGCGCGGGCCCCTCCTGGGAGGACACCTTTGCCAACGAACTCTTCCCTCAGTTGATCAGCGTCTGA